The Actinopolymorpha sp. NPDC004070 genomic interval GGTTCGCCGAGGGTGTCCTGCGGTGGAGCTGGCGGGTGGCGTTCTACGCACTCGTGCTGGGTTGCGACAAATATCCGCCGTTCAAGTTCGAGTCCGATCCCAGCTATCCGGCCGATCTCTCGATCGACTGTCCGCGGCGGCTGTCGCGGGGGCTGGTGCTGGTGAAATGGTGGTTGCTGGCCATCCCGCACTACCTGGTCCTCGCGGTGTTCAGCGGCCGGACCGTGACGCTCGGCTCGCACGGTCACGGGTGGGGATCGTGGCCCGGCGGGGGAGCGGAGTACGGCTACGGCCGGGTCGGCCCCGGACTGATCGGGCTGCTGGTCCTGTTCGCGGCGATCTCGCTGCTGTTCCGCCGCGTCTACCCGAGCGGGATCTTCGATTTCATGATGGGGATGGAGCGCTGGGGCTACCGGGTCAGCGCGTATGTCCTGTTGCTGCGCGACGAATACCCGCCCTTCCGGCTCGACCAGGGAGGGGAGGACCCGGGCGGACCCGCCGGTACGGCGGACCGGCCGATTTGGACCGGGGAACCGCCACCCGCCCAACCAGCCTGAGCAGTGCGGGCGATGAACGGCTCACCCGAACGCCTCGGCCGCGCCCGGTCCAGACCGGACCTTCGCCCCTGTCCCAACAGGGGCATCGGCTGAGAAACCTGGAGAGAACCAGGTCCTAATCGGGACCTGTGATCCACACACCCGGGAGGATCACCACGATGGCCAGCCGCCCACAGCTTCGTCAACTCGGCCTGAACACCGGCAAGAAGGCCCGCCTGCACCGCATACTCTTCCAGCACGGCGTCGGCAACGGCACCGCGATGTTCCTCCCCTACGACCAGGGGCTCGAGCATGGTCCGCGGGACTTCTTCGCCAACCCCGACGCCGGCGACCCGGCCTACATCGTCAAGCTCGCCCTGCGCGGCGGCTTCAACGGCATCGCCGTGCAGATCGGTGTGGCGGAGAAGTTCTACTGGGACTACGCCGGTGAGGTTCCGCTCGTCCTGAAGCTGAACGGGCGCACGGAGATCCCGGCGGCCGACCATCCGCTGTCGCCGCTGAATGCCGACGTGGCCGACGCCGCACGCCTGGGCGCGGACGCGGTGGGATACACCCTGTACGTCGGATCACCCGCGCAGGAAGAGGACTTCGCGCAGTTCCGGAAAGTCCGAGAGGACGCCCACCACTACGGTCTCCCGCTGATCGTGTGGGCCTACCCGCGCGGTTCGGCGGTCGACGCCAAGGGCGGCAAGGACTCCTTCTACGCCGTCGACTACGCCGCCCGCACCGCGACCGAGCTGGGCGCCGACATCGTCAAGGTGAACTT includes:
- a CDS encoding DUF4389 domain-containing protein, translating into MAFYALVLGCDKYPPFKFESDPSYPADLSIDCPRRLSRGLVLVKWWLLAIPHYLVLAVFSGRTVTLGSHGHGWGSWPGGGAEYGYGRVGPGLIGLLVLFAAISLLFRRVYPSGIFDFMMGMERWGYRVSAYVLLLRDEYPPFRLDQGGEDPGGPAGTADRPIWTGEPPPAQPA
- a CDS encoding fructose-bisphosphate aldolase, which translates into the protein MASRPQLRQLGLNTGKKARLHRILFQHGVGNGTAMFLPYDQGLEHGPRDFFANPDAGDPAYIVKLALRGGFNGIAVQIGVAEKFYWDYAGEVPLVLKLNGRTEIPAADHPLSPLNADVADAARLGADAVGYTLYVGSPAQEEDFAQFRKVREDAHHYGLPLIVWAYPRGSAVDAKGGKDSFYAVDYAARTATELGADIVKVNFPHPEHRKGARAEYDTDVSPSQAIEAVVRSAARTYVLVSGGEKADDAEMLDKARMAMDAGALGLIFGRNVWQRPCEESLALVDQLKVILAKYPAA